The genomic stretch AGTTACCCAGGGTGATAGAGGACAGGCTGGATGGTCATCTGAGGGACCTTGAGAGGTGGGTGAAGAGCACAATGCAGCACAcaaaggagacagagaaagacctGAAGGACTACTTCAACCGTGAGCTGGGTGACCTCCGGACCGTGTTCCTGGACCGTTTCGACGACCAGGGATACCGCATCGGCGACATAGAGCTAGACGTGGGCATTGTAAAGGACCTCGTGTCGGACCACGACAAGAATGTGACCCGCCTGGCGAACTCCACGGCACTACTAGACAAGAGTCTGACTGACTGTGGctgtggaggaacaggaggaggaggaggagttggaggaggtggaagagaagatggaggaggaagtagaggaaCCGGAGGAACAgggggaatgggagggagaggatcTGAAGGTGGGGCaggggaaggaggaaggggagatacAGGAGGAACAGGAactgaaggaaggagagatggaggaagtggAGGAACAGGGGGAAccggaggaggatggggaggagctGGAGGGGATGGAGGAAATGATTACGACGGAGACTCTGTGAAGTCTATCACCTGGAGGGTGGTGGCCAATGAGGACGAGATCCGACGCTTTGACACGCGGATCAAGGACCTGTCCATCTCGGGCGACTCACTCATGGACAAGGTGCTGGATCTCAGCCACGACATCCGCAAGATCAAAGCCCTGACCGGAGACAATGGAGAGCACTTCAACCGCATCGTCACAGAAATTGAGACGCTCGGGCGCGGCATGGATGACTGCGACGTCTGTGGAAGAGTGGAAGACGAGTTCAAGAAGCTGAAGAACCATACCCTGAACCGCTGGGAGAAGGACATCAACGCCATCCGGAACCGGGTGGATTCCAACCATAGCTTTTGCTCCACCCTACAGGAAGAGGTGGGGAAACTCCGGGAGGTGGTAGGGAAGTGTAGCGACCAGTGTAAGATCCACCTGGAGACCCCAACAACAGGAGGTGGCACTGGAGAACGAGGCCTGGATGAACCTGATAAGCCCCTGGACGGCCACAGTGTGATCGGAGGCACGTCCAACAACGGCCACCTCAAGTCCCTGCAGGGCGAGCTGTCCGAGGTCATCCTGACCTTTAGCTCCATCAACGACACGCTGAGGGGCCTGGAGCACACAGTGCAGAAACATGGCAGTGTCATCACGGACCTGGGCAACACCAAGGACAAGATCATCTCTGAGCTGGACAAGATACAGCAGGAGGTGACTGAGCACATTGAGAAGAGCCGCGACCGCCTCGACGGGGTGGATCGCGACGTGCGACGCTTCGAGAGAACCCTAGTGGTGGAGGTGGGCGACTGCAAGCGATCTGGCGACGGCCTGGAGAAGAGGCTGTTCAAGATGGAGGGCGTGTGCGGACGGCTGGACGGCGTCTCCGACTCGCTCCAGAGAATCAAGGAGGGGCTGACCAAGCACATGTCGGGCCTGTGGAACTGTGTGAACGGTCTGAACGCCACGGTCATCTCCCATGGAGGGATCATTGAGAGCATCCAGACCACTCAGCTGGACGGGATCCACGGGAAGATCAAGAACCTCAACTCGTCCGTCAGTCACATCCTCACGGAGTTCCAGAATCTTTCGGAACAGGACCTGACCGGTGAGTGTGTTGACTTGACACTCAAGACAGCACATTCAGTGGGTATAAGGACACAATGAACACGGGTGCATATGTAAAGTCTCAAGTAACACATTTGCACACAAGTGTCAACATACAGAACGGTGTTAGCTACAATAAACACAGAGGCCCCATCAAACAACACCAAGAAACAGACTGATGATTACAAAAACATTCATAATCCACTAATTAAAACTAACAATGTCTATTTGTGTAATATGTGAGTCTCACGTTAAATGGTGGCCTGCTCTattagtgtgtctgtctgttatgcAGTCTTTCATAACACTCCTCGAGGCTTCTCGGGTTACACACGTCTCAGTGTTCAAATAATCTGATGCTTCTGTGTCTGGAACAATGTATTATAATGTCGTAATATGTCATTCAGTGACATATCTGAATGAGAAAACTCCTCCACTGTATCGTTACAGTGGTTTTGTCTGGAATGGTTTCTATGTTCCCTAACAGGCCGTCTTTGGGTCAACTTTGATTATTTAAGTTAAATAATAATGGCAATTATTAAAGTTACTTCAAATGCCTTAAATAACTTTAATAAATACGTAATATTTAAATTATAACGTGTATTGATTATTCaacttttttaaatgttaattaAAAAAAAGGAATATTACGGTATTAATATTGTTGTCATTGCCTCCCACCACCCTAGGCCTGCCTGGTCCTCCAGGTCCCTCTGGGGAGAGAGGGTTCCAAGGGCTGCCTGGCGCTAAGGGGCCCCAAGGCAGGGACGGACCCccgggcaggcagggagagaacGGGCCCAGAGGATCACCAGGTTAACAGGAACCATACAAGCCCTTTATAAATCAGTCTTTATGCCTCGGGAAATTTGTTTTTATATGTTGATGTTTGACTGAATGGTTTGAGTCAGGCTAacttgtctcttcctctctttttttcACTGCAGGcctcaaaggtgaacaaggtatGTTGATGTTTCATTATTAGCATTTGAGTCTGACATGTTAGCAATGTGCTAATGCACTCAACAGTGCTGTGTGTTACATGTCATTACATAACATGAGTATTGCTGAGGGTCATTAACAGTCAGGGTGAATTGAGTTcagtttgagtgtgtgtggggaTCACTGTATAGGTCAGAGGTAAGCATTGGGCCAATGAGAACGTGAATCCTCAGAGGCAGCCAGGAAATGTGCACATAATGCTTTCTGGGTCAGCTTGAGGGTTACTTGTGGTGATTGTGAGATACATAGTGTGGctattagagtgtgtgtgtgtgtgtgtgtgtgtgtgtgtgtgtgtgtgtgtgtgtgtgtgtgtgtgtgtgtgtgtgtgtctatctgtgtgtggcATGCGTGGATGTGTGTGtccctttttgtgtgtgtgtgttttaatgtgtagAGTTGTTGACCCCTTTTTGTTTTACATAACCGCTCTGAAACATTCCCATCATGAAGGCAACTGCATctgaaatatactgaacaaaaatgctgcaagaacacaacatgtaaagtgttggtcccatgtttcatgagattaaataaaagatccctgaaattttCAATACGCACAAAACTCTCTCAAATTTTGTCAACAAATTTGATtgcatccatgttagtgagcatttctcatttgccaagataatccaaccacctgacagatgtggcatatcaagaagctgattaaacagcatgatcattacacaggtgcaccttgtgctggggataacgATGACCACTGGaattcacagatgaatcccggtttcaactgtaccgagcagatggcagacagcgtgtatggagttgtgtgggcgagcggctTGCTAATGTCAAAGTTGTGAGcagtggcagtggggttatggtatgggcaggcataaactacagatAATGAACACTACTGcgttttattgatggcaatttgagtgcacagagataccgtgacgataTCCTAATgcccattgtcgtgtcattcatctgccgccatcacctcatgtttcagcgtaATGTATGGTCGGTcgcatgtcgcaaggatctatacactattcctggaagctgaaaatgtccaagtTCTT from Oncorhynchus clarkii lewisi isolate Uvic-CL-2024 chromosome 25, UVic_Ocla_1.0, whole genome shotgun sequence encodes the following:
- the LOC139383386 gene encoding EMILIN-1-A-like, which translates into the protein MAGPVMFLFLWVLTWFGEIRGASYPQRYNLYSGQTQALPQNGVRAASRHRNWCAYVVKKTVSCVVEDGVETYVKPDYHPCSWGTQCSRMVTYRTYMKPRYKVAYKMVTDMEWKCCHGYTGDDCSEGPSGGSGTQIATARPKPSRPGQTGTDTGHRGQNGGDGRGDSDKTRQLEDKIQSLNKDLQDLQSTLRGMNESFQEEMRKPGFSGGSTKAPADAAQPEIKDTIHSIQTKLDQLDNRTQAHDKTLVSINNHLVNGNGSGGNDLGAGTGDSSGGTGGISSRKLNTLKEEILRELERRVSLSCSSCQSGVEDLRRQQQEDRERIRALEKQLNAVDGRYRQSLDGLRREVTRSQGCCDSVTDLKDRVTDAERKISSISENYDVIQNRLDKELGSGGGSNVGGGFPGGGGGFVHGGGGFGLGGGSELPRVIEDRLDGHLRDLERWVKSTMQHTKETEKDLKDYFNRELGDLRTVFLDRFDDQGYRIGDIELDVGIVKDLVSDHDKNVTRLANSTALLDKSLTDCGCGGTGGGGGVGGGGREDGGGSRGTGGTGGMGGRGSEGGAGEGGRGDTGGTGTEGRRDGGSGGTGGTGGGWGGAGGDGGNDYDGDSVKSITWRVVANEDEIRRFDTRIKDLSISGDSLMDKVLDLSHDIRKIKALTGDNGEHFNRIVTEIETLGRGMDDCDVCGRVEDEFKKLKNHTLNRWEKDINAIRNRVDSNHSFCSTLQEEVGKLREVVGKCSDQCKIHLETPTTGGGTGERGLDEPDKPLDGHSVIGGTSNNGHLKSLQGELSEVILTFSSINDTLRGLEHTVQKHGSVITDLGNTKDKIISELDKIQQEVTEHIEKSRDRLDGVDRDVRRFERTLVVEVGDCKRSGDGLEKRLFKMEGVCGRLDGVSDSLQRIKEGLTKHMSGLWNCVNGLNATVISHGGIIESIQTTQLDGIHGKIKNLNSSVSHILTEFQNLSEQDLTGLPGPPGPSGERGFQGLPGAKGPQGRDGPPGRQGENGPRGSPGLKGEQGMPGADANVPKLSFSAALTYPMLSAGTIVFDKIFVNEGEFYDPRTGIFTAPVDGRYFFSAILTGHKNEKIEAVLSKSNYGMARVDSGGYQPEGLENKPVAEAKITPGSLAVFNIILPLQAGDTVCVDLVMGKLAHSVEPLTIFSGMLLYEHM